GTCAATTCAGGCGGGATCTCCGTGAGCCATCCTTGAAAGCCACGCTCCCGATCAGGGAATAACATCGGCAAGCCTCGGCCAGGAGCCGTCGCGATGAAACAATCGTAATCGATCCCTTCGTATAGCGGATCAATCCGGCATCTTGCAAGGCGGCAGCTGCGACGGAA
This is a stretch of genomic DNA from Terriglobia bacterium. It encodes these proteins:
- a CDS encoding helix-turn-helix domain-containing protein, coding for LVIQAAQIGLCNSTHTVEQRLCRWLLTMQYRSRSRTLPFTHDVIANVLGTRRASISVAAAALQDAGLIRYTKGSITIVSSRRLLAEACRCYSLIGSVAFKDGSRRSRLN